In one Tepidibacillus fermentans genomic region, the following are encoded:
- the proS gene encoding proline--tRNA ligase has translation MEDKKFVKEIQSKEEDYSRWYLDIVKKADLMDYGPVKGTMVIKPYGYAIWENMQKDLDRRIKETGHENAYFPLLIPESYLKKEMNHVEGFAPEVAWVTQGGNEPLEERLVVRPTSETIICSMMSQWIQSYRDLPMKLNQWANVMRWEKSTKPFLRTSEFLWQEGHTAHATYEEAEEEALQMLEVYRAFVEEVLAMPVIPGKKTENEKFAGAEHTYSIEALMSDGKALQAGTSHHLGQNFSKVFDIQFADQNNQMQYVYQTSWGSSTRMIGGLIMTHSDDRGLALPPKVAPIQVIIIPILRGDKETVRTKAHELATELKQAGVRVKVDDREEMTPGWKFNEYEMRGVPIRIELGPKDLEKEQFVLARRDTGNKEFLPLANFVETIKEKLDQIQKDMFDKAKAFMDSHTFEINSIEEMKEQLLKEKGFMKSWWCGDLKCLDEVKEETGATARNIPFKQREGNGKCVCCGKESTTTVYFARAY, from the coding sequence ATGGAAGACAAGAAGTTTGTCAAAGAAATTCAAAGCAAAGAAGAAGATTATTCTCGTTGGTATTTAGACATTGTGAAAAAAGCCGATCTGATGGATTATGGCCCTGTCAAAGGAACAATGGTTATTAAACCTTATGGCTATGCCATTTGGGAAAATATGCAAAAAGATTTAGACAGGCGGATCAAAGAAACGGGACATGAAAATGCTTATTTTCCTCTCTTAATCCCTGAATCCTATTTAAAAAAGGAAATGAATCATGTTGAAGGGTTTGCTCCTGAAGTTGCTTGGGTAACCCAAGGAGGAAACGAACCGTTAGAGGAGCGCCTTGTTGTTCGTCCCACTTCGGAAACCATCATTTGCTCCATGATGAGTCAATGGATTCAATCCTATCGTGACCTGCCAATGAAATTAAATCAATGGGCCAATGTCATGCGTTGGGAAAAAAGTACAAAACCTTTCTTACGTACATCTGAATTCCTCTGGCAAGAAGGACATACTGCCCATGCGACATATGAAGAAGCGGAAGAAGAAGCACTACAAATGTTAGAAGTATATCGGGCTTTTGTCGAAGAAGTTCTGGCAATGCCTGTTATTCCTGGGAAAAAGACAGAAAATGAGAAGTTCGCAGGTGCTGAACATACGTATAGTATTGAAGCTTTGATGAGTGATGGAAAAGCGTTACAAGCTGGTACCTCCCATCACTTAGGTCAAAATTTCTCAAAAGTGTTTGATATTCAATTTGCTGATCAGAATAACCAAATGCAATATGTCTATCAAACCTCATGGGGTTCTTCCACACGGATGATCGGTGGATTAATTATGACTCATAGTGATGATCGCGGACTCGCTTTACCACCAAAAGTCGCACCAATTCAAGTCATCATTATTCCAATCCTTCGAGGAGATAAAGAAACGGTTCGTACAAAAGCACATGAGTTAGCTACCGAATTGAAGCAAGCAGGTGTCCGTGTAAAAGTAGATGATCGGGAAGAAATGACTCCAGGTTGGAAGTTTAACGAATATGAAATGCGCGGTGTACCCATCCGCATTGAATTAGGACCAAAAGATCTTGAAAAGGAACAATTCGTTTTGGCACGTCGAGATACAGGAAATAAAGAATTCTTACCACTCGCAAATTTCGTTGAAACAATCAAAGAGAAACTGGATCAAATCCAAAAAGATATGTTTGACAAAGCAAAAGCTTTTATGGATAGCCATACCTTTGAAATCAATTCCATCGAAGAGATGAAAGAACAACTTCTTAAGGAAAAAGGCTTTATGAAGAGTTGGTGGTGTGGCGATCTCAAATGTCTCGATGAAGTAAAAGAAGAAACAGGAGCAACAGCCCGCAATATTCCTTTTAAGCAACGAGAAGGCAACGGTAAATGTGTCTGCTGTGGAAAAGAAAGCACCACGACTGTTTATTTTGCAAGAGCGTATTAA
- a CDS encoding NAD(P)/FAD-dependent oxidoreductase, with protein MIKGDFMNGQKYYDVILVGAGPAGIFASYELIKLNPNLNVLLLDKGQDIYHRSCPIHKGILTECPTTKKFEYQSCYPTCALTGGWGGSGAFSDGKFNITTDFGGWMGEYIPSSELLQLIEYVDQINLGFGATEETHGSLEISESIKKLKNEIDELELKIDLEPSLAIKKELKRKKKELHSLMKIHQIEQRATSVGMKLLKAKVRHLGTEENLKILTRIYEYLKDKLEIRHRTKVKDIIVKDKKIQGIVLENGEEIYAKYVFIAPGRDGSEWLAKILTKEGLHLSNNQVDIGVRVEVPNTVMAEINEHLYEAKLIYNTPTYNNIVRTFCANPSGRVVIENHSGVMTVNGHAFKEDKEKQFNTNLALLVSHHFTEPFNEPIQYAKYISRLANMLSNGNVIVQRYGDLRKGRRSTEKRIQKGFVEPTLKTAVPGDLALVLPHRTITSIIEMIEALDKVSPGFASEHTLLYGVEAKFYSARPKLSNTFETEIEGLYVGGDGAGVTRGLAQASACGVVVARDILKRIQT; from the coding sequence ATGATTAAGGGTGATTTTATGAACGGACAAAAATACTATGATGTCATTCTCGTAGGAGCTGGACCTGCAGGAATTTTTGCCAGCTATGAATTAATAAAGCTAAATCCCAACTTGAATGTGCTTCTATTAGATAAAGGTCAAGATATTTACCATCGTTCTTGCCCGATTCATAAAGGAATTCTTACCGAATGCCCAACGACGAAAAAATTTGAATATCAAAGCTGTTACCCTACTTGTGCATTAACGGGTGGTTGGGGCGGTTCAGGCGCATTTTCCGATGGGAAGTTTAACATTACCACTGATTTTGGCGGCTGGATGGGTGAATATATCCCTTCGTCGGAATTATTGCAACTAATTGAATATGTGGATCAAATCAATCTCGGATTTGGAGCTACTGAAGAAACGCATGGTAGTCTTGAAATCAGCGAATCGATTAAAAAATTAAAAAATGAGATTGATGAGTTAGAACTGAAAATCGATTTAGAACCTTCTCTAGCTATAAAAAAAGAATTAAAAAGGAAAAAGAAAGAATTGCACTCATTAATGAAAATTCATCAGATTGAACAAAGAGCAACTTCTGTTGGCATGAAATTACTAAAAGCGAAAGTCCGCCATTTAGGAACAGAAGAAAACCTAAAAATCCTTACTCGAATCTATGAATATTTAAAAGATAAATTAGAGATTCGCCATCGAACAAAAGTAAAAGATATTATTGTTAAAGATAAAAAGATTCAAGGAATCGTATTAGAAAATGGTGAAGAGATCTATGCGAAGTATGTATTTATCGCCCCTGGAAGAGATGGAAGTGAATGGTTGGCAAAAATTTTAACAAAAGAAGGTCTACATCTGAGCAATAACCAAGTGGATATCGGTGTACGAGTTGAAGTACCAAATACCGTCATGGCAGAAATCAATGAACATCTATATGAGGCGAAACTGATCTATAATACACCAACTTACAATAATATTGTTCGCACCTTTTGTGCAAATCCCTCAGGCCGTGTAGTGATCGAGAACCATAGTGGTGTTATGACAGTGAATGGACACGCTTTTAAAGAAGATAAAGAAAAACAATTTAACACGAATTTGGCTTTGTTAGTCTCTCATCATTTTACTGAACCTTTTAATGAACCGATTCAATATGCCAAATATATTTCTCGTTTAGCCAATATGCTTAGTAACGGAAACGTCATCGTTCAACGATATGGTGACTTGCGTAAGGGTCGCCGTTCTACTGAAAAACGAATTCAGAAAGGATTCGTTGAACCAACCTTAAAAACTGCTGTTCCAGGAGATCTTGCACTAGTCCTTCCTCACCGAACGATTACAAGCATTATTGAAATGATTGAAGCATTGGACAAAGTTTCACCTGGTTTTGCGAGTGAACATACTCTGCTTTATGGTGTAGAAGCGAAATTTTATTCTGCAAGGCCAAAACTAAGCAATACCTTTGAAACAGAAATTGAAGGGCTTTATGTCGGTGGCGATGGTGCTGGTGTTACAAGAGGACTTGCACAGGCCAGTGCTTGTGGAGTCGTGGTTGCAAGAGATATTCTTAAACGAATACAGACTTAA
- a CDS encoding flavodoxin family protein — protein MLTIYGSSRKNGNSEALTKKVLQQLNPKDVDEIHLMDVHIEPIVDERHTEHGFRPVDDDYEKLAIQIMNHQVLLFSTPLYWYGMSGRMKNLIDRFTQSLRSTEYDFKEKMKGKKMYVIIVGGQSAPYTALPLVQQFQLIAQFMEIEFSGYVIGRGVKPLEVLEDEEAIVQAIQLGKRIRGELK, from the coding sequence CTGCTTACGATCTATGGAAGCTCCCGCAAAAACGGGAATTCAGAAGCATTAACCAAAAAAGTTTTGCAACAACTGAATCCCAAAGATGTAGATGAAATCCATTTAATGGATGTTCATATTGAACCAATTGTCGATGAACGGCACACAGAACACGGCTTTCGGCCAGTTGATGATGACTATGAAAAATTGGCGATTCAGATCATGAATCATCAAGTCCTTCTTTTTTCGACTCCCCTTTACTGGTATGGAATGTCAGGTCGTATGAAAAACCTGATCGATCGTTTTACCCAAAGTCTGCGCAGTACCGAATACGACTTTAAAGAAAAAATGAAAGGTAAGAAAATGTATGTAATAATCGTAGGCGGTCAGTCTGCTCCATATACTGCACTTCCCCTTGTCCAACAGTTCCAACTGATTGCTCAATTTATGGAAATAGAATTTTCTGGATATGTTATCGGTAGAGGAGTAAAACCTTTAGAAGTATTAGAAGATGAAGAAGCGATTGTTCAAGCGATTCAACTTGGGAAAAGAATCAGAGGAGAATTGAAATAA
- a CDS encoding 2-oxoacid:ferredoxin oxidoreductase subunit beta, with product MATVKDFKGDQPTWCPGCGHFSVMASLQKAAVDIGLEPHNMAIISGIGCSGKISEYTRAYGFHTLHGRALPIAQGAALGNKDVKIVAAGGDGDGYGIGVGHFVHAVRRNVNMTYVVMDNNIYGLTKGQTSPTSAQGFKTKSSPKGSVESPVHPLEIALVNGITFLAQGFSGDIKGLNEIMKAALQHKGFALVNVYSPCVTFNKVNTYDYYKENLVDVSSFENYDPTDRMQAIQKVRETNGLLTGIIFKEYRPTFQELTPDYPEIAIAKQDLNLDVAVLEEIEKQFQ from the coding sequence ATGGCAACAGTAAAAGATTTTAAAGGGGATCAACCTACTTGGTGTCCAGGTTGTGGCCATTTTAGCGTCATGGCTAGCCTACAAAAAGCCGCTGTCGATATTGGATTAGAACCTCATAATATGGCAATCATCAGTGGGATTGGTTGTTCTGGTAAGATCTCCGAATATACAAGGGCTTATGGATTCCATACCTTACATGGGCGCGCCCTACCTATTGCTCAGGGAGCTGCTTTAGGAAATAAAGATGTGAAAATCGTCGCCGCTGGTGGAGACGGAGACGGATATGGTATCGGTGTCGGCCATTTTGTCCATGCAGTACGCCGAAATGTGAATATGACTTATGTTGTAATGGACAATAACATTTACGGACTAACCAAAGGACAAACCAGTCCTACCTCTGCTCAAGGATTCAAAACCAAATCTTCACCAAAAGGTAGTGTAGAAAGTCCTGTTCATCCATTAGAAATTGCTCTAGTTAATGGAATCACTTTCTTAGCACAAGGTTTCTCTGGTGATATTAAAGGCCTAAATGAAATCATGAAAGCTGCTTTACAACATAAAGGGTTTGCCCTTGTAAACGTCTATAGTCCATGCGTAACCTTTAACAAGGTAAACACTTATGACTATTACAAAGAAAACTTAGTGGATGTTTCTTCCTTTGAAAACTATGATCCAACTGACCGCATGCAAGCCATTCAAAAAGTACGTGAAACCAATGGTTTGTTAACAGGAATTATTTTTAAAGAATATCGTCCAACATTCCAAGAGTTAACTCCAGATTATCCTGAAATTGCCATTGCTAAACAAGACCTCAATCTTGACGTAGCAGTCTTAGAAGAAATAGAAAAACAATTTCAATAA
- a CDS encoding 2-oxoacid:acceptor oxidoreductase subunit alpha, protein MRNEVVWKVGGQQGEGIDSTGQIFALALARKGYFISSNKHFASRIKGGYTHYQIHVSTEPTYYHGDYTDVLLALDQETIDNNLEVMSKGSIILRDGKEESLESDGKITTLFLPLTEIAESIGGKIVRNMVALGASSALFGLSEDLFDSLIEDKFKKKGEEIVNMNKNAVRAGFDKAKEYLNAGKLAAIQLEKPELEVPRNLMIGNEAVGFGALAAGCRFLSAYPITPASEVMEWLKKELPRVGGTVVQAEDEIAGITMAIGAAYSGVRAMTSTSGPGFSLKTEALGLAGISETPLVIMNTQRGGPGTGLPTKYEQADVNTMINAGHGEIPRIVLAPSTVEEAFYMTAQAFNYAEQYQCPVIIAMDLYLSLFNQTVNKLDFSKININRGKLLFDEEAAKNDERYFLRYEFTQDGISSRTIPGQKGGVHTANSNEHNQTGHIDEDPTNRTNMMKKRLGKLASLIDPGFEATGNKEADVLLVGFGSTYGVIQEAKKSLEKRGINVTHVHVKRLTPFDLSLKDYVLGAKTVIVIENNYTGQLKRLMQMELNTGKELKSITKYDGNPFTLREVMEQIDNILAEEVR, encoded by the coding sequence ATGAGAAACGAGGTCGTATGGAAAGTTGGCGGCCAACAAGGAGAAGGAATTGACAGTACCGGTCAAATCTTCGCTCTGGCATTGGCACGTAAAGGTTATTTTATTTCCTCGAATAAGCATTTTGCCTCGCGAATTAAAGGGGGCTATACCCATTACCAAATCCATGTAAGTACAGAACCAACTTATTACCATGGCGATTATACTGATGTACTATTGGCCCTAGACCAAGAAACAATAGATAACAACCTTGAGGTGATGAGTAAAGGTTCGATTATTCTTCGCGATGGAAAAGAAGAATCCTTAGAGTCCGATGGAAAAATTACGACTCTCTTCTTACCTCTCACCGAGATTGCTGAAAGTATTGGTGGGAAAATCGTTCGGAACATGGTTGCATTAGGCGCTTCTTCCGCCCTTTTTGGCTTAAGTGAAGATTTATTCGATTCTCTGATCGAAGATAAATTTAAGAAAAAAGGCGAAGAAATTGTCAATATGAACAAAAATGCGGTTCGTGCTGGCTTTGATAAAGCCAAAGAATATCTCAATGCAGGGAAACTAGCTGCAATCCAACTAGAAAAACCGGAACTAGAAGTTCCACGCAATCTTATGATTGGAAATGAGGCCGTTGGTTTTGGTGCATTAGCAGCAGGTTGTCGTTTCCTTTCCGCATATCCAATCACTCCAGCATCAGAAGTCATGGAATGGCTGAAAAAAGAATTACCTCGAGTAGGTGGAACTGTTGTTCAAGCTGAAGATGAGATTGCAGGAATCACCATGGCGATTGGTGCTGCTTATTCTGGTGTTCGTGCCATGACCTCTACCTCTGGTCCTGGTTTCTCGTTAAAAACAGAAGCACTAGGATTAGCAGGGATTTCGGAAACACCACTCGTGATTATGAATACTCAACGCGGGGGCCCTGGAACAGGACTTCCAACCAAATATGAGCAAGCCGACGTCAATACTATGATTAATGCAGGACATGGTGAAATTCCACGGATTGTTCTTGCGCCATCAACGGTTGAAGAAGCATTCTATATGACAGCTCAAGCATTTAACTATGCTGAGCAATATCAATGTCCAGTTATTATTGCAATGGACCTATACTTATCTCTCTTTAACCAAACAGTGAATAAACTTGACTTCTCAAAGATCAACATCAACCGTGGTAAGCTTCTTTTCGATGAAGAAGCAGCTAAAAATGATGAACGTTATTTCTTACGTTATGAATTCACGCAAGATGGTATCTCTAGTCGCACGATTCCTGGTCAAAAAGGTGGAGTCCATACAGCTAACTCCAATGAACATAATCAAACGGGTCATATCGATGAAGATCCAACCAACCGTACAAATATGATGAAAAAACGTTTAGGTAAACTTGCTTCCCTAATAGACCCGGGTTTTGAAGCTACAGGGAATAAAGAAGCCGATGTATTGCTTGTAGGTTTTGGTTCTACCTATGGCGTGATTCAAGAAGCGAAGAAATCCTTAGAAAAACGGGGAATCAACGTTACCCATGTTCATGTTAAACGTTTAACACCTTTTGATCTATCGCTTAAAGATTATGTTCTTGGTGCAAAAACAGTAATTGTCATCGAAAATAACTATACCGGACAATTAAAACGTCTCATGCAAATGGAATTAAATACAGGAAAAGAATTAAAGAGCATTACCAAATACGACGGAAATCCATTTACATTAAGAGAAGTAATGGAACAAATCGATAATATTTTGGCAGAGGAGGTAAGATAA
- a CDS encoding MFS transporter: MYYFYSVKPINKKFRIKLEGERMKRLPILFSILFLVMLGFGIIIPVMPYYAESLGATEAVFGWLMASYSIMQFIFSPIWGKISDRIGRKPVLLIGISGYIVTFTMFAFANQLWLLFVARILAGILSSATLPTAMAVIGDTTSEEDRGKGMGILGAGMGLGFIFGPAIGGILSKYSLFGLPQLATPFLFTASLSVIPFIITWFMLPESLPKETEERKSAQKKISFAIMQGNLTIVYLAAFIVSFTLAGLEGTFAYFAKERAGLSSRDLGYVFAIMGIASAFVQGGFIGKLIKKYGEQKMIKLGLLISSLGFLLIIFAHHFITLALFLAVFGIGNGMMRPSISSLISKRTKSGQGSAIGIMDSMDSMGRIIGPPLAGTLYLYFMDSPYIIGAVLTFAFMILFHLFYHPDSNARPRMDRNEIPQN, translated from the coding sequence TTGTACTATTTTTATAGTGTAAAACCGATAAATAAGAAATTTAGGATCAAATTAGAGGGTGAAAGAATGAAGCGATTACCTATTTTGTTTTCGATACTCTTTCTTGTGATGTTGGGTTTTGGAATTATCATTCCAGTTATGCCTTATTACGCTGAATCTTTGGGTGCCACAGAAGCCGTATTTGGATGGTTAATGGCCAGCTATTCGATCATGCAATTTATCTTTTCTCCGATATGGGGAAAAATATCGGATCGAATCGGCCGAAAACCTGTCTTATTGATTGGAATTAGTGGCTATATTGTCACTTTTACAATGTTTGCCTTTGCTAATCAATTATGGCTCTTATTTGTAGCTCGTATCTTGGCAGGTATTTTATCTTCCGCCACCTTACCTACAGCGATGGCTGTTATTGGAGATACTACGAGTGAAGAAGATCGTGGGAAAGGGATGGGGATTCTCGGAGCCGGAATGGGATTAGGTTTTATCTTTGGTCCTGCAATCGGTGGGATTTTAAGTAAATACTCTCTTTTTGGACTTCCGCAATTAGCGACACCGTTCTTATTTACGGCTAGTCTATCTGTGATTCCGTTCATTATCACCTGGTTTATGTTACCGGAATCTTTACCTAAGGAGACCGAAGAGCGAAAATCAGCGCAGAAGAAAATCAGCTTTGCTATTATGCAAGGGAATTTAACGATTGTTTACTTAGCCGCATTTATCGTTAGTTTTACTTTAGCTGGTTTAGAAGGAACCTTCGCTTATTTTGCCAAAGAACGTGCAGGATTGTCTTCGCGTGACCTTGGTTATGTATTTGCAATCATGGGGATTGCCAGTGCCTTTGTACAAGGTGGATTCATTGGTAAATTGATTAAAAAATATGGGGAACAAAAGATGATTAAATTAGGACTTTTGATTTCTTCTCTTGGCTTCCTATTGATTATCTTTGCTCATCATTTTATTACGTTAGCTCTTTTCCTTGCAGTCTTTGGAATCGGGAATGGGATGATGCGACCTAGCATTTCTTCCCTCATTTCTAAGAGAACGAAATCAGGTCAGGGAAGCGCTATTGGGATCATGGATTCGATGGATAGCATGGGGCGGATTATTGGGCCGCCTTTAGCGGGGACTTTGTATCTTTACTTTATGGACTCTCCTTATATTATCGGTGCAGTACTCACCTTTGCGTTTATGATTTTATTCCATTTATTCTATCATCCAGATAGCAATGCTAGACCGAGAATGGATCGGAACGAAATACCACAGAATTAA
- the nfsA gene encoding oxygen-insensitive NADPH nitroreductase, with product MTTVLDTMRNHRSIRSFQEKPISKEQIERIVSTAQMASTSNFVQAYSIIQVTDQEKRKQLAHFSGDQIYVEQAPVFFVFCADLYRIQQAIHHNGKEAEFSTIENFLVSIIDTALFAQNVMLAAESMGLGGVYIGGIRNQPQQVSEVLQLPQLVMPLFGMCLGYPTEHLPEQKQRLPLSVILHENEYQRDQQNEIEQYDRAITEYYRDRTNGRRADTWSGMMARLFLGPQRKSLRDFIEKQGFPLD from the coding sequence ATGACAACAGTATTAGACACAATGAGAAATCATCGAAGCATTCGTTCGTTTCAAGAGAAACCCATATCAAAGGAACAAATCGAACGAATTGTCTCCACGGCTCAAATGGCGTCAACGTCCAATTTTGTTCAGGCATACAGTATCATTCAAGTGACGGATCAGGAGAAAAGAAAACAGCTAGCACATTTTAGCGGAGATCAAATTTATGTTGAACAAGCGCCTGTTTTTTTCGTTTTTTGTGCGGATTTGTACCGAATCCAACAGGCAATTCATCATAACGGAAAAGAAGCGGAATTTTCTACGATAGAGAATTTCCTTGTGAGTATTATTGATACAGCGCTTTTTGCTCAAAATGTCATGTTAGCCGCAGAATCAATGGGATTAGGTGGGGTATATATTGGCGGAATTCGTAATCAGCCACAACAAGTGAGTGAAGTCTTGCAATTGCCCCAGCTTGTTATGCCATTATTCGGAATGTGTCTGGGGTATCCAACAGAACATCTTCCCGAACAGAAACAACGCTTACCACTATCTGTGATCTTGCATGAAAATGAATACCAACGGGATCAGCAAAATGAGATTGAACAGTATGATCGGGCGATCACCGAATATTATCGTGATCGGACAAATGGGAGGCGAGCAGATACGTGGTCAGGAATGATGGCTCGATTGTTCTTAGGTCCACAACGAAAGAGTTTAAGGGATTTTATTGAAAAGCAAGGTTTTCCTTTAGATTAA
- a CDS encoding DUF456 domain-containing protein yields the protein MTFVWWLLILSLFALSFVGIIMPVIPGVTLIWIGLLLYHFIFFPLVGWQFWLTMFLLTALTIVVDFLASSTWVKRKGGSRLGVWAAIVGILVGPIVFGPLGIIIGPFFFVTGVEMFRGVPWNQASQIGLASLIGLLGGSLVKAVIFLLMIFIFFFKIWF from the coding sequence ATGACGTTTGTCTGGTGGTTATTGATTCTTAGTTTATTCGCGCTTAGTTTTGTAGGGATCATTATGCCTGTCATACCGGGTGTAACGTTAATCTGGATTGGATTGTTGCTCTATCATTTTATTTTCTTTCCATTAGTAGGTTGGCAATTTTGGTTGACAATGTTTTTGTTGACCGCTCTTACCATCGTCGTTGATTTTCTTGCTAGCAGCACATGGGTAAAACGAAAGGGTGGTTCCAGATTAGGGGTCTGGGCAGCCATTGTTGGTATCTTGGTCGGTCCTATCGTCTTTGGTCCACTAGGTATAATTATTGGTCCGTTTTTCTTTGTAACGGGTGTGGAAATGTTTCGAGGTGTACCTTGGAATCAAGCTTCACAAATTGGTTTGGCCTCCTTAATAGGATTACTGGGAGGAAGCTTGGTCAAGGCAGTTATATTTCTGTTAATGATTTTCATCTTTTTCTTTAAGATTTGGTTCTAA